In the genome of Fulvivirga maritima, one region contains:
- a CDS encoding NADase-type glycan-binding domain-containing protein yields MNKIGLLLCFSLVFNLQLQAQNNEATLDGIYATSTALPFSKYSVTNIFDNNNSTYWRTISGAGPDEGIMIYFSKPTYINRVNPVFYSGDNLDAEPSFEVYGNGTTLWRGKSIERELSSLYIRITSSKHSKNISGSYKDAKYYRHAFDQDFSIAISELEIFGKDDKPLKIITPEYINGVISTSSTLNPDIAYGPDNLMDCKKEFGWAEGSKGNGIGDEIKFHTNHPITINKLKIWNGYQRSQKHFKSNARLKTFQFGVAGSSLETYTLADMEGDQTIPLKQTLSGRDFVLIINDAYAGSAYQDLVISEIHFLRNDKTTLIRSNNREKNIDKLKSNAPEILRNYLDKNISVSLSKRNEFENESEYYYETNSLIIRSNQSFVLYQMQTSSIEGMDEEDDYYASEDTNEIIADGNWELIETGEGFVKIRIFGKIYSPTTLTELYQGEVTSDNVRIFQDQLTLTKELISGQKFVEDIAIQN; encoded by the coding sequence ATGAATAAAATCGGCCTTCTTCTTTGCTTTTCCTTAGTATTTAACTTACAGCTTCAAGCACAAAATAATGAAGCGACACTTGATGGAATCTATGCCACTTCTACGGCTCTTCCATTTAGCAAATATAGTGTCACAAATATTTTTGACAATAATAACTCCACCTATTGGCGCACTATCTCCGGTGCGGGCCCTGATGAAGGAATAATGATCTATTTCAGCAAACCTACCTACATTAACCGGGTTAACCCTGTTTTTTATAGCGGAGATAACTTAGATGCTGAACCCTCTTTCGAAGTTTACGGTAATGGCACTACGCTTTGGCGTGGTAAGTCGATTGAAAGAGAATTATCATCTTTATACATCAGAATCACATCCTCAAAGCATAGTAAAAACATCTCAGGATCTTATAAAGATGCCAAATACTATCGACACGCATTTGATCAGGATTTCTCTATAGCCATCTCTGAATTAGAGATCTTCGGAAAAGACGATAAGCCTCTAAAAATAATTACCCCTGAATATATCAATGGCGTCATTTCTACCAGCTCTACGCTTAACCCAGACATTGCTTACGGGCCTGATAATTTAATGGATTGCAAAAAAGAGTTTGGCTGGGCCGAAGGAAGTAAAGGAAACGGCATTGGAGACGAAATCAAATTTCATACAAACCATCCCATCACTATTAATAAGTTGAAAATCTGGAATGGGTATCAAAGGTCTCAAAAGCACTTTAAGAGCAATGCTCGACTAAAAACCTTTCAATTTGGTGTAGCAGGATCGTCTCTTGAAACGTATACACTTGCAGATATGGAAGGGGATCAGACAATTCCACTAAAACAAACCCTATCAGGAAGAGATTTTGTTCTTATTATAAATGATGCTTATGCAGGCTCCGCTTACCAAGATCTGGTCATCAGCGAAATTCACTTTCTAAGAAATGATAAAACCACGCTAATTCGCTCTAATAATAGAGAAAAGAATATAGATAAGTTAAAATCAAATGCTCCGGAAATTCTTCGAAATTATCTTGACAAAAACATATCTGTATCTCTTTCAAAAAGGAATGAGTTTGAAAATGAGTCTGAATACTACTACGAAACCAACTCACTCATTATCAGATCAAACCAGTCTTTTGTGCTATACCAAATGCAAACCTCCTCAATAGAAGGGATGGACGAAGAGGATGATTATTATGCATCAGAAGATACCAATGAAATTATTGCTGATGGAAACTGGGAACTGATTGAAACAGGAGAAGGCTTTGTGAAAATTAGGATATTTGGGAAAATCTACTCTCCAACCACTCTGACCGAGTTATATCAAGGTGAAGTAACATCGGATAATGTCAGAATTTTTCAGGATCAACTCACTCTTACAAAAGAACTTATTTCAGGCCAAAAGTTTGTAGAAGATATAGCCATTCAAAATTAA